Proteins encoded by one window of Streptomyces uncialis:
- a CDS encoding aldehyde dehydrogenase family protein — protein sequence MTPDTTGTTGEYTSHTAGRRRAPAGTAVPLTDPATGAVWAHAYQDPDAVDEAVAAARAAFTGPDWAGLPAHARADLLYRLGDVLVAHTDELAALETLANGKPLAATRGEVGALARWYRYFAAVAETLEDRSRPLGATAHARITQEPLGVVAALTPFNGALSLGSWKLAPALAAGNTVILKPPPQAPASSVRLAELALEAGFPPGVVSVVIGGADEGRRLTDHPDVAMITFTGSTAVARTLGARAAERMKRYVCEAGGKSAHIVFADGDLDAAVTAARQGAFSAAGQTCVAGSRVLVQREVHEEFLRRYGDAVGRLRVGDPRDPRTHVGPLASAAALTRVEGYVDEALAGGARAVTGGKRATVPESLDGGYWYEPTVLTDAGPDLAVCREEVFGPVVTVHPFDTEDDAVALANSVEYGLAAGFWTRDAARAHRVARRLEAGVVWVNTYRLLHWSVPFGGYKQSGLGRENGAEAVAEFLQTKSVITEHGTPADPFAH from the coding sequence ATGACCCCCGACACGACCGGTACGACCGGGGAGTACACCTCCCACACCGCGGGCCGGCGGCGCGCCCCCGCGGGCACGGCGGTGCCGCTGACCGACCCCGCGACCGGCGCGGTCTGGGCCCACGCGTACCAGGACCCGGACGCCGTGGACGAGGCGGTGGCCGCCGCCCGCGCCGCGTTCACCGGCCCCGACTGGGCCGGACTCCCGGCGCACGCCCGCGCCGATCTGCTGTACCGGCTCGGTGACGTGCTCGTCGCGCACACCGACGAACTCGCCGCCCTGGAGACCCTCGCCAACGGCAAGCCGCTCGCCGCGACCCGGGGCGAGGTCGGGGCGCTCGCCCGCTGGTACCGCTACTTCGCGGCCGTCGCCGAGACCCTGGAGGACCGCTCCCGGCCGCTCGGCGCCACCGCGCACGCGCGGATCACCCAGGAACCGCTCGGGGTCGTCGCCGCGCTGACCCCCTTCAACGGCGCCCTGTCCCTGGGCTCCTGGAAGCTCGCCCCGGCCCTCGCCGCGGGCAACACCGTGATCCTCAAGCCGCCGCCGCAGGCCCCCGCCTCCTCCGTCCGGCTCGCCGAACTCGCCCTGGAGGCCGGTTTCCCGCCCGGGGTCGTCAGTGTCGTCATCGGCGGCGCCGACGAGGGCAGGCGCCTCACCGACCACCCCGATGTCGCGATGATCACCTTCACCGGCAGCACCGCCGTCGCCCGGACCCTCGGCGCCCGCGCCGCCGAGCGGATGAAGCGCTACGTCTGCGAGGCGGGCGGCAAGTCCGCGCACATCGTCTTCGCCGACGGCGACCTGGACGCCGCCGTGACCGCGGCCCGGCAGGGCGCGTTCTCCGCCGCGGGCCAGACCTGCGTCGCGGGCTCCCGTGTCCTGGTCCAGCGCGAGGTCCACGAGGAGTTCCTGCGCCGCTACGGCGACGCCGTCGGACGGCTGCGGGTGGGCGACCCCCGCGACCCGCGCACCCATGTCGGCCCGCTGGCCTCGGCCGCGGCACTCACCCGCGTAGAGGGCTACGTGGACGAGGCGCTCGCGGGCGGCGCCCGCGCGGTCACCGGCGGCAAGCGGGCGACGGTACCGGAGTCCCTCGACGGCGGCTACTGGTACGAGCCGACCGTCCTCACCGACGCGGGCCCCGACCTCGCGGTCTGCCGCGAGGAGGTGTTCGGCCCGGTCGTCACCGTCCACCCCTTCGACACCGAGGACGACGCGGTCGCCCTCGCCAACTCCGTCGAGTACGGGCTCGCCGCCGGGTTCTGGACCCGGGACGCGGCCCGCGCGCACCGGGTGGCCCGGCGCCTGGAAGCGGGCGTCGTCTGGGTCAACACCTACCGGCTGCTGCACTGGAGCGTGCCGTTCGGCGGCTACAAGCAGTCCGGACTCGGCCGTGAGAACGGTGCGGAGGCCGTCGCCGAGTTCCTCCAGACCAAGTCCGTCATCACCGAACACGGCACCCCCGCCGACCCCTTCGCCCACTGA
- a CDS encoding muconolactone Delta-isomerase: MEFLVNIQISWPHGMDPEHKESVSQEERRRAAELAASGHLVRMWRVPGRTENWGLWQAADPTELHTIISSLPVWPWMTVTVHSLATHPVDPTPR, from the coding sequence ATGGAATTCCTCGTCAACATCCAGATCAGCTGGCCGCACGGCATGGACCCCGAGCACAAGGAGTCCGTCTCGCAGGAGGAGCGCCGCAGGGCCGCGGAGCTGGCCGCCTCGGGTCATCTCGTCCGTATGTGGCGCGTGCCCGGCCGCACCGAGAACTGGGGCCTGTGGCAGGCCGCCGACCCCACCGAACTCCACACCATCATCTCGTCCCTCCCGGTCTGGCCCTGGATGACCGTAACGGTCCACTCCCTGGCCACCCACCCGGTCGACCCGACCCCCCGGTAG
- the panB gene encoding 3-methyl-2-oxobutanoate hydroxymethyltransferase has product MTQLSAARTPAQEAGAPSDSVKTLYGGKGNRRITVRDITVAKERGEKWPMLTAYDAMTASVFDEAGIPVLLVGDSMGNVHLGYETTVPVTMDEMTMLSAAVVRGTKRALIVGDLPFGSYQEGPTQALRNAMRLVKDAGVGAVKLEGGERSHRQIELIVESGIPVMAHVGLTPQSVNTMGYRVQGRGEEAAQQLLRDAKAVQDAGAFSVVLELVPAELAAEVTRTLHIPTVGIGAGVETDAQVLVATDMLGLTGGRMPRFVKQYAELRSVIGDAARTFADEVVGGVFPAEEHSVH; this is encoded by the coding sequence ATGACGCAACTCTCGGCTGCCCGTACGCCCGCCCAGGAGGCCGGCGCCCCGTCCGACAGCGTGAAGACGCTGTACGGCGGCAAGGGGAACCGCCGCATCACCGTGCGTGACATCACCGTCGCCAAGGAGCGCGGCGAGAAGTGGCCCATGCTCACCGCGTACGACGCGATGACCGCGTCCGTCTTCGACGAGGCCGGGATACCCGTCCTGCTCGTCGGGGACTCGATGGGCAACGTCCACCTCGGCTACGAGACGACCGTGCCGGTCACCATGGACGAGATGACGATGCTGTCCGCGGCCGTCGTCCGGGGCACCAAGCGGGCCCTGATCGTCGGTGATCTGCCGTTCGGCTCGTACCAGGAGGGTCCGACCCAGGCGCTGCGCAACGCGATGCGGCTGGTCAAGGACGCGGGTGTGGGGGCCGTGAAGCTGGAGGGCGGCGAGCGTTCGCACCGGCAGATCGAGCTGATCGTGGAGTCCGGTATCCCGGTGATGGCGCATGTGGGGCTCACCCCGCAGTCCGTGAACACCATGGGCTACCGCGTGCAGGGCCGCGGTGAGGAGGCCGCGCAGCAGCTGCTGCGCGACGCCAAGGCCGTCCAGGACGCGGGCGCCTTCTCGGTCGTGCTGGAGCTGGTGCCCGCGGAGCTGGCCGCCGAGGTGACCCGGACGCTGCACATCCCGACCGTCGGGATCGGCGCGGGGGTCGAGACCGACGCGCAGGTGCTGGTCGCGACCGACATGCTGGGCCTCACGGGCGGGCGGATGCCGCGGTTCGTGAAGCAGTACGCCGAGCTGCGGTCCGTCATCGGTGACGCCGCGCGCACGTTCGCCGACGAGGTCGTCGGCGGGGTCTTCCCGGCGGAGGAGCACTCCGTGCACTAG